One segment of Leptospiraceae bacterium DNA contains the following:
- a CDS encoding MBOAT family protein, with protein MLFNTIPFFIFFTIVYFIYWNIGKKLRHDFLILAGAAFYFYYSPIFLLHFLIVIALNYYFYFQIYKGNKNLFVKVAVIFNLLNLGFFKYFYFFTGVLSDITGSLFFQNASEGRWIQVTLPLAISFYSFQMIACAVDAYRNTKEEDLLSFKKYLLFVLFFPVLIAGPIMRTKDFFPNLEREVPQSDDIYKASYLMMSGLIKKILIADPVASIINPVFANPNEYTSFSLFMGGILYTIQVYADFSGLTDMARSVAYFLGFKIPENFFAPFFSTSGRELWKKWHVTLSFWLMEYIYIPLGGSRAGELRTYINLIITMTLGGFWHGADYTFVVWGFYWGTLLCIERYLEEKKGIPLTPEKSFPLKVLKAMIIYLLFSISAFMFRSNNTPAMLDLFSGLFTNSSDYLRSLLAVNGSDWIVSGMELVQSEKPFLLNSVKSYESVIYMYGAFLFFHFVQYKPEAFDRFKKYNFGLVIILGVLTIFLLTTLSHDGDGFIYTTF; from the coding sequence ATGTTATTTAATACTATACCTTTTTTTATTTTTTTTACAATTGTTTATTTTATCTACTGGAATATAGGTAAAAAACTCAGACACGATTTTTTAATTCTAGCCGGTGCCGCGTTTTATTTCTATTATTCTCCCATATTTCTATTGCATTTTTTAATTGTAATAGCTTTAAATTATTATTTTTATTTTCAAATCTATAAAGGTAATAAAAATCTATTTGTAAAAGTTGCGGTTATTTTCAATTTACTCAACTTAGGTTTTTTCAAATATTTTTATTTTTTCACAGGTGTCTTAAGTGATATCACAGGGAGTTTATTTTTTCAGAATGCATCGGAAGGTCGCTGGATTCAGGTTACTCTTCCACTTGCCATTAGCTTTTACTCATTTCAAATGATCGCTTGTGCGGTAGATGCTTACAGAAATACAAAAGAAGAAGACCTACTAAGTTTCAAAAAATATTTACTATTTGTATTGTTTTTTCCTGTACTCATTGCAGGTCCCATTATGCGTACAAAGGACTTTTTTCCGAATCTAGAAAGAGAAGTTCCGCAATCAGACGATATATACAAAGCCTCTTATTTAATGATGTCTGGTTTAATAAAAAAAATCCTCATTGCAGACCCAGTCGCATCGATTATTAATCCAGTTTTTGCAAATCCAAACGAATACACTTCCTTTTCCCTTTTTATGGGAGGAATATTATACACAATCCAAGTGTACGCAGATTTTTCTGGATTAACTGATATGGCAAGATCCGTTGCATACTTTCTTGGATTTAAAATTCCGGAAAACTTCTTTGCTCCATTTTTTTCTACCAGTGGAAGAGAACTTTGGAAAAAATGGCATGTTACTTTGTCCTTTTGGTTAATGGAGTATATCTATATTCCACTCGGCGGGAGTCGCGCAGGAGAATTACGAACTTATATTAATTTAATTATTACTATGACTTTGGGTGGATTCTGGCATGGAGCCGATTATACATTCGTTGTTTGGGGATTTTATTGGGGAACCCTACTTTGTATTGAAAGATACTTAGAAGAAAAGAAAGGTATTCCACTTACACCCGAAAAAAGTTTTCCATTAAAAGTATTAAAAGCAATGATTATTTATTTATTATTTTCCATCAGTGCATTTATGTTTAGATCCAATAATACTCCTGCAATGTTAGATTTATTTTCTGGATTATTTACTAATTCATCTGATTATCTCAGGAGTTTACTTGCTGTCAATGGAAGTGATTGGATAGTCTCCGGTATGGAATTAGTCCAAAGTGAAAAACCATTTCTTTTGAATTCAGTAAAAAGTTATGAAAGTGTGATTTATATGTACGGAGCTTTTTTGTTTTTCCATTTTGTTCAATACAAACCTGAAGCATTCGATAGATTCAAAAAATATAATTTTGGACTCGTGATTATTTTAGGTGTTTTAACAATTTTTTTACTCACAACATTATCCCACGATGGAGACGGGTTCATTTATACTACGTTTTAA
- a CDS encoding bifunctional oligoribonuclease/PAP phosphatase NrnA codes for MANRKQIDRKKDFEKLLNVLKTGNDFILTTHRGCDPDGIGSELGLSYLLTKLGKSHTILNPDKMPEKYKFIDPLFKVRNIDPNMLQVFSTNKTVIVVDNSDLPRIGDVNQFLKEDKSNLIMIDHHDNIEPFEGLFSFPEIGSTAEIIFEIIELAGIQLDYNTAIALYLGIVMDTGQFKYSKTRPRTHEIAAKLVEFNFPIEVLLRKMYEDFPISVLLLKKDIYSSIEIHAEYHLVTIEITKQMLGKYNFHSNPLEGISSELLGPNDIYVSVVFTEGEEDFVKISFRSKGDYDVCSVAKDFNGGGHKNASGAMIRGGMRKVKDDVMNRLISLLKT; via the coding sequence TTGGCTAACAGGAAACAAATAGACAGAAAGAAAGATTTTGAAAAATTACTAAATGTTTTAAAAACTGGAAATGATTTTATTTTAACAACTCATAGAGGTTGTGATCCAGACGGAATTGGATCTGAATTAGGTCTCTCTTACCTACTTACAAAATTAGGTAAAAGCCATACTATTTTAAATCCAGATAAAATGCCTGAAAAATATAAATTTATCGATCCACTTTTTAAAGTAAGAAATATCGATCCAAATATGTTACAAGTTTTCTCGACAAATAAAACAGTGATTGTTGTGGATAACTCCGATTTGCCGAGAATTGGAGATGTAAATCAATTTTTAAAAGAAGATAAATCAAATCTAATCATGATAGACCACCATGATAATATTGAACCATTTGAAGGGTTATTCTCTTTTCCTGAAATTGGATCAACTGCTGAAATTATTTTTGAAATTATTGAACTAGCTGGAATTCAACTGGATTACAATACTGCAATTGCGCTTTACCTTGGCATTGTTATGGATACTGGACAATTCAAATATAGCAAAACTCGTCCCCGCACTCACGAAATTGCAGCCAAATTAGTCGAATTTAATTTCCCTATTGAAGTATTACTTCGTAAAATGTATGAAGATTTTCCAATCTCAGTTTTACTTTTAAAGAAAGATATTTATTCCAGCATAGAAATTCATGCCGAATACCATTTAGTCACAATCGAAATAACAAAACAAATGCTAGGAAAATATAATTTTCACTCAAATCCACTCGAAGGTATTTCCAGTGAATTACTCGGACCCAATGATATTTATGTTTCAGTTGTATTCACCGAAGGGGAAGAAGATTTTGTAAAAATTAGTTTTCGTTCCAAGGGGGATTATGATGTTTGTAGTGTAGCCAAAGACTTTAACGGTGGTGGGCACAAAAATGCAAGTGGAGCCATGATTAGAGGTGGAATGCGAAAAGTTAAAGATGATGTGATGAACCGATTAATTTCCCTTTTAAAAACCTAA
- a CDS encoding NYN domain-containing protein yields MILLIDGFNLIYKFPELEGLMYESKLNLAREGLLKILNQYKIKRGNTVIHVFFDGKKDLGSEVRHDEYGGIKIYFSHDVTADFLIKQYIKRDPNPSSLYVVTSDNDILFYCKRFSCKSQKSEDFAKWVDKFLFASEDKEEKPADVKLSGTELEYWQELFKKR; encoded by the coding sequence ATGATTCTTCTAATTGACGGTTTTAATTTGATTTATAAATTTCCTGAATTAGAAGGACTCATGTATGAAAGTAAATTAAATCTTGCAAGAGAAGGTTTATTAAAGATACTTAACCAATATAAGATAAAACGAGGAAATACAGTAATCCATGTTTTTTTTGATGGGAAAAAAGATTTAGGCAGTGAAGTCCGACACGACGAGTACGGTGGAATTAAAATCTATTTCAGCCACGATGTTACTGCTGATTTTTTAATTAAGCAATATATTAAAAGAGATCCTAATCCTTCAAGTTTATATGTAGTGACATCAGATAATGATATTTTATTTTATTGCAAAAGATTCAGTTGTAAGAGTCAAAAGTCTGAGGACTTTGCAAAATGGGTCGATAAATTCTTATTTGCTTCAGAGGATAAGGAAGAGAAACCGGCGGACGTTAAACTTTCTGGAACAGAACTAGAATACTGGCAAGAATTATTTAAAAAAAGATAA
- a CDS encoding PDZ domain-containing protein, translating to MKKYISLLIFTICVLISFFVWGQSIEQVKPWLGISIESKPNGVGVLNAIEGTPAEKAGLKSGDLIKKIDSIPIKDVEQLISYIRSKGVGNEVSVEFERDKKPMKFAIKLEAKPDEFELVKKKLYGKLLPDFKLEGMSEKKVFTKKDLENKITIIEFWATWCGPCRASHERLSEFAEKNPSIQILAVSNEESELIQKYIKSTKPKFTTVRDSSGELMKFFLVSAIPMSAVLDKQGRVQSLALGGGFYLEEILKTATELNTK from the coding sequence ATGAAAAAATACATTTCCCTATTAATTTTTACCATTTGTGTCTTAATTTCTTTTTTCGTATGGGGACAAAGCATAGAGCAAGTAAAACCTTGGCTTGGAATCTCTATCGAAAGTAAACCAAATGGAGTAGGTGTACTAAACGCAATTGAAGGTACTCCCGCCGAAAAAGCAGGTCTAAAATCTGGAGATTTAATAAAAAAAATTGATTCGATTCCTATAAAAGATGTGGAACAGTTAATTTCCTATATTCGATCTAAGGGAGTTGGAAATGAAGTATCTGTAGAGTTTGAGAGAGATAAAAAGCCAATGAAGTTTGCAATTAAACTAGAAGCAAAACCAGACGAATTTGAATTAGTGAAAAAGAAACTATACGGAAAATTACTTCCTGATTTTAAATTGGAAGGTATGAGTGAAAAGAAAGTATTCACCAAAAAAGATTTGGAAAACAAAATCACCATCATAGAATTTTGGGCAACATGGTGTGGTCCTTGTCGTGCGTCACACGAAAGACTCTCCGAATTCGCAGAAAAAAATCCATCCATCCAAATTTTAGCTGTTTCAAATGAAGAATCTGAATTAATCCAAAAATACATCAAGAGCACAAAACCGAAGTTTACCACAGTCAGAGATTCTTCTGGAGAATTAATGAAGTTCTTTTTGGTTTCCGCCATTCCAATGAGTGCAGTTCTGGACAAACAAGGACGAGTTCAATCTCTTGCGTTAGGTGGCGGATTTTATTTAGAAGAAATTTTAAAAACTGCTACGGAGTTAAATACGAAGTAG
- the rfbC gene encoding dTDP-4-dehydrorhamnose 3,5-epimerase: MNIQSTEFDGLFIIEPKVFKDERGFFYESYSEKYFAEKGLRFNFVQDNHAKSVDTGVIRGLHYQKPPYAQAKLIRVTKGAAYDVVVDLRQSSKTYQKWFGIELSAGNFKQLLVPRGFAHGYLVLKPETEFLYKVDNLYSYESEGGILWSDPTLEIDWMIAKPILSAKDAKLPLLAESLGIFP; the protein is encoded by the coding sequence ATGAACATACAGTCAACTGAATTCGATGGACTATTTATCATTGAACCAAAAGTATTCAAGGATGAAAGAGGTTTTTTCTATGAAAGTTATTCTGAAAAATACTTTGCCGAAAAAGGTTTAAGATTTAACTTTGTTCAGGATAATCATGCGAAGTCAGTCGATACAGGAGTAATAAGAGGGCTTCATTACCAAAAACCACCGTATGCTCAAGCTAAACTCATACGTGTTACAAAGGGTGCAGCTTATGACGTAGTGGTAGATTTACGACAGAGTTCAAAAACATATCAAAAGTGGTTTGGCATAGAGCTAAGTGCAGGAAATTTCAAACAACTTTTAGTTCCACGCGGTTTTGCCCACGGTTATTTGGTATTAAAACCGGAAACGGAATTTTTATACAAAGTGGATAATCTTTATAGTTATGAAAGTGAAGGCGGAATACTTTGGTCAGACCCTACTTTAGAAATAGATTGGATGATCGCAAAACCAATATTATCCGCCAAAGACGCAAAACTTCCATTACTTGCAGAATCTCTCGGGATTTTTCCTTAA
- the rfbA gene encoding glucose-1-phosphate thymidylyltransferase RfbA codes for MKGIILAGGSGTRLYPVTRVVSKQLLPIYDKPMIYYPLSTLMLAGINDILIISTPNDSPLFQGLLGDGSNLGIRISYEIQPSPDGLAQAFLIGENFINGDTCCLILGDNIFYGHGMIESLADSTNIKLGSVIFGYYVNDPERYGVVEFDKSGKVLGIEEKPQKPKSNYSIPGLYFYDKYACDYVKTLKPSARGELEITDLNKIYLEKGQLTVNLLGRGIAWFDTGTHNSLLEASQFIEVIENRQGLKVGCLEEIAFRKKYISKEQLLKLAEPMKKNGYGQYLIRLANEHTVN; via the coding sequence ATGAAGGGAATTATTCTTGCCGGTGGATCTGGCACAAGGCTTTACCCAGTAACTAGAGTTGTTAGTAAACAACTCTTGCCTATTTATGACAAGCCAATGATTTATTATCCATTATCCACATTAATGTTGGCTGGAATTAATGATATACTGATTATTTCTACACCAAACGATAGTCCTTTGTTCCAAGGTCTATTAGGAGATGGATCCAATTTAGGGATTCGAATTTCATATGAGATTCAACCTTCCCCGGACGGACTTGCACAGGCTTTTCTGATTGGCGAAAATTTTATAAACGGTGATACGTGTTGTCTTATCCTTGGTGATAATATTTTTTATGGACATGGTATGATTGAAAGTCTTGCAGATTCCACTAATATCAAACTTGGATCCGTAATTTTCGGTTATTATGTGAATGACCCTGAACGATACGGAGTAGTTGAATTTGATAAATCTGGAAAAGTTTTAGGCATAGAAGAAAAACCGCAAAAACCAAAATCAAATTATTCAATTCCAGGACTTTATTTTTATGACAAATATGCATGTGATTATGTAAAAACCCTAAAGCCATCTGCAAGAGGTGAATTAGAAATTACCGATCTTAATAAAATATATCTAGAAAAGGGTCAACTTACTGTTAACCTCTTAGGACGAGGAATCGCATGGTTTGACACAGGAACACATAACTCTTTACTCGAAGCATCTCAATTTATTGAAGTAATTGAGAATAGACAAGGGCTAAAAGTAGGTTGCCTCGAAGAAATTGCATTCAGAAAAAAATATATTTCCAAAGAACAACTTTTAAAACTAGCCGAACCAATGAAAAAAAACGGGTACGGACAATATTTAATAAGGTTAGCCAATGAACATACAGTCAACTGA
- a CDS encoding bifunctional (p)ppGpp synthetase/guanosine-3',5'-bis(diphosphate) 3'-pyrophosphohydrolase: MGFVKHNVTIEMLFDAVKERLNLKDQQLIKKAYEVAERTHADQKRYSGEPYVIHPVNVAYILNDLRQEPNVVAAGLLHDVIEDTSYTKENMIEDFGKDITKLVEGVTKMSKVKNKTRINFESLAAENIRRMLMATAKDPRIIVIKLADKTHNMRTLKFHRPEKQKKIALETLSIYAPLAGRLGVYRIKSELEDLAFQILEPEEYQDIKEKVAAKKAERDHFIETAKIIIKQRLADINLDVQIEGRSKHFYSIHKKMKDKDKNFDEINDLRAVRIVTKEVRDCYGVLGIVHSIWTPVPGKFKDYIAIPKANQYQSLHTAVIGQDGRPLEVQIRTAEMNDIAEHGIAAHWAYKEGKSIKDTSLTVKWIEKIRSWSESSSDSKEFLEDLTHELHEDEVFVFSPKGDIYNFPKGSTILDYAFRIHTDVGLHAKGAKISGRMVPLRTELKSGDQIEVITDKKIKPSPIWLRIVRTSSAKQKLRQYFRKIQDETANDVTVSYVAKIPNDPAPQSIEVNTQKKAKPAKKKDKEKREISIVVAGIKDILIRLSSCCSPLPGDDIIGFVTRGRGVSVHKFNCEVAKNHSDRKRLVAVRWDGINNPVPVRIEVKAYDRQGIYLEMVESISRTETNILEAGASSAGEGTLIARFLIEIEHLDQLQEILDNIRSIKNILFAERVVEK; this comes from the coding sequence ATGGGATTCGTAAAACATAATGTAACAATCGAAATGCTTTTTGACGCAGTAAAAGAAAGACTAAATTTAAAAGACCAACAATTAATTAAAAAAGCGTATGAAGTCGCAGAACGCACACATGCCGATCAAAAAAGATATTCTGGCGAACCGTATGTTATTCACCCAGTAAACGTTGCTTATATACTTAATGACCTTAGACAGGAGCCAAACGTAGTAGCCGCTGGACTTTTACATGACGTAATTGAAGATACTAGCTACACAAAAGAAAACATGATTGAAGACTTTGGAAAAGATATTACCAAACTCGTAGAGGGTGTGACCAAAATGTCTAAAGTCAAAAATAAAACTAGAATCAATTTTGAATCCCTTGCCGCAGAAAATATCCGAAGAATGCTAATGGCCACAGCAAAAGATCCGCGGATTATTGTAATTAAACTCGCCGATAAAACTCACAACATGAGAACTTTAAAGTTTCATAGACCAGAAAAACAAAAAAAAATCGCGCTAGAAACACTTTCTATCTATGCACCGTTAGCCGGAAGATTAGGAGTCTATAGAATTAAATCGGAATTGGAAGACCTCGCGTTTCAAATTCTTGAACCAGAAGAATACCAAGATATTAAAGAAAAAGTAGCCGCCAAAAAAGCAGAACGAGACCATTTTATTGAAACTGCAAAAATCATCATTAAACAAAGATTAGCCGATATAAACTTAGATGTACAAATTGAAGGTAGATCAAAACATTTTTACTCCATTCATAAAAAAATGAAAGATAAAGATAAAAACTTTGATGAAATTAATGATCTAAGAGCAGTCAGGATTGTCACGAAGGAAGTAAGAGATTGTTACGGTGTTTTAGGAATTGTCCACAGTATATGGACACCAGTACCTGGCAAATTTAAAGACTATATTGCTATTCCAAAGGCGAATCAATACCAATCCCTTCACACTGCTGTCATAGGACAGGATGGGCGACCACTCGAAGTTCAAATTCGCACTGCTGAAATGAATGATATCGCCGAACATGGAATAGCCGCTCACTGGGCATATAAAGAAGGTAAGTCAATCAAAGATACTTCCTTAACAGTAAAATGGATAGAGAAAATTCGTTCATGGAGTGAGTCTAGTTCTGATTCTAAAGAATTCTTAGAAGATTTAACTCATGAATTACATGAAGATGAAGTATTTGTTTTTAGCCCCAAAGGAGATATCTATAATTTTCCTAAGGGGTCGACAATTTTGGATTATGCATTTAGAATTCATACAGACGTTGGTCTCCACGCGAAAGGTGCAAAAATTAGCGGGCGAATGGTTCCGCTTAGAACAGAATTAAAATCAGGTGATCAAATAGAAGTCATCACAGATAAAAAGATAAAACCATCTCCAATATGGCTTCGAATCGTTAGAACGTCATCTGCCAAACAAAAACTCCGTCAATATTTCAGAAAAATCCAAGATGAAACAGCAAACGATGTAACTGTTTCGTATGTCGCAAAAATTCCAAACGATCCAGCTCCACAATCTATCGAAGTAAATACCCAAAAAAAAGCAAAACCGGCCAAAAAGAAGGATAAAGAAAAACGCGAAATTAGTATAGTTGTAGCAGGAATCAAAGATATATTAATACGGCTTTCGTCTTGCTGTTCCCCTTTACCGGGCGATGATATTATAGGATTTGTAACAAGAGGGCGTGGAGTAAGTGTTCATAAATTTAACTGCGAAGTTGCCAAAAATCATTCAGACAGAAAAAGATTGGTCGCTGTTCGCTGGGATGGAATTAATAACCCTGTACCGGTTCGCATTGAAGTAAAGGCTTATGACAGACAAGGAATTTATCTGGAAATGGTTGAATCTATTTCAAGAACAGAAACAAATATTCTTGAAGCAGGGGCAAGTTCTGCGGGTGAAGGAACTCTAATTGCAAGATTTTTAATTGAGATCGAACACTTAGATCAACTACAAGAAATCTTAGATAATATCCGTTCTATTAAAAATATCCTTTTTGCTGAACGAGTTGTAGAAAAATAA
- the nadC gene encoding carboxylating nicotinate-nucleotide diphosphorylase, giving the protein MDRFYTKPIDKLTPTDFTKLVRMALDEDMPDKDVTSESIFSSEQKSKATLIAKEPGVLAGSIVVEELKIQTGNQFTYKILKQDGENFSPKEILLTLEGNLRVILRVERVLLNFLQYLSGIATEANKISKKYENKLMIFDTRKTLPGYRKLAKYAVYIGGACNHRQNLSDMGLIKDNHVAMSGSIQEAVTKLRNQFPDRKIELEIDGLHQLDDAIKSSPDIILLDNFNLEDTKFAIDKIQKINLNIQIECSGGITPEKLEGLSKLGLVGVSMGYLTHTTRFLDLSLEIESK; this is encoded by the coding sequence ATGGACAGATTTTACACAAAACCAATTGATAAATTAACTCCAACTGATTTTACAAAGCTAGTACGTATGGCTCTCGATGAAGATATGCCAGACAAAGACGTGACAAGCGAATCGATATTTTCCTCAGAACAAAAATCTAAGGCAACGTTAATCGCAAAAGAACCTGGTGTTCTTGCAGGCAGCATAGTTGTAGAGGAATTAAAAATACAAACGGGAAATCAATTTACCTACAAAATTCTAAAACAAGACGGTGAAAATTTTTCTCCAAAGGAAATACTTTTAACTCTAGAAGGAAATCTTCGAGTTATTTTAAGAGTAGAAAGAGTATTGTTAAATTTTTTACAATACCTTTCTGGAATCGCGACAGAAGCAAATAAAATTTCTAAAAAATACGAAAACAAACTAATGATTTTTGATACAAGAAAAACTCTTCCTGGTTATCGAAAATTAGCAAAGTATGCGGTTTACATTGGAGGCGCCTGCAATCATAGACAAAATCTTTCAGATATGGGTCTAATTAAAGATAACCACGTCGCCATGTCAGGCTCCATACAAGAAGCAGTAACTAAATTAAGAAACCAATTTCCTGATAGAAAAATAGAACTAGAAATTGACGGATTACACCAGTTAGACGATGCAATAAAATCATCACCAGATATTATTTTGTTAGATAACTTTAATTTAGAAGATACAAAATTTGCAATAGACAAAATCCAAAAAATAAATCTAAATATACAAATTGAATGTTCGGGCGGAATCACGCCCGAAAAACTCGAAGGACTTTCGAAGTTAGGCCTTGTAGGAGTAAGTATGGGTTATCTAACTCATACAACTCGATTTTTAGATCTTAGCCTTGAAATAGAGAGTAAATAA
- a CDS encoding MBL fold metallo-hydrolase, with amino-acid sequence MSFQIETFPVYPLGCNCSIVSCDKTKEAIVIDPGGSEDRIFKYLKSKDLKVTQIIHTHAHFDHCLGTKVVADAHDGCKIGLHKEDLKLYQSIHMQCEMFGVDFKGDIREIDYFLEDNQILSVGTTTNMEVLHTPGHSPGSVCFVLKSSDKQVLFSGDTLFSGSIGRTDLWGGDYDTIIKSIQTRLLTLEDETLVIPGHGEASVIYREKMYNPYLN; translated from the coding sequence ATGAGTTTTCAGATTGAGACGTTTCCTGTTTATCCACTTGGTTGTAATTGTTCGATTGTTTCTTGTGATAAAACGAAAGAAGCGATTGTAATTGATCCCGGTGGAAGTGAAGATAGAATTTTTAAATATCTCAAATCGAAAGATTTAAAAGTTACCCAAATTATTCATACACATGCGCATTTTGATCATTGCCTCGGAACGAAGGTCGTCGCAGATGCTCATGATGGTTGTAAAATTGGTCTTCATAAAGAGGATTTAAAACTCTATCAGAGTATTCATATGCAGTGTGAAATGTTCGGCGTAGATTTTAAAGGAGACATAAGGGAAATTGACTACTTTCTGGAAGATAACCAAATATTATCTGTAGGAACTACTACAAATATGGAAGTTCTGCATACGCCGGGCCATAGCCCAGGTTCAGTTTGTTTTGTGCTAAAGAGTTCTGATAAACAGGTTCTTTTCTCAGGTGATACACTATTTTCAGGGAGTATTGGCAGGACAGACCTTTGGGGTGGAGATTATGACACAATAATTAAGTCTATTCAGACCAGATTATTAACATTGGAAGATGAAACGCTTGTCATACCAGGACATGGTGAGGCAAGTGTCATATATAGGGAAAAAATGTATAACCCTTATCTAAATTAA